The genomic window CTCGGCCTCGAGGCCGTGCTCGCGGACGGGACCGTCATCGAGACCGGATCGCGGGCGAGCAAGACCTCGAGCGGCTACAACCTGACTGACCTGCTCGTCGGCAGCGAGGGGACGCTGGCCGTGGTCACCGAGGCCACCCTCGAGTTGGCGGGTCGCCCCGAGCAGATCCGGGGCGGGCGGGCCATCTTCGAGACGCTCGACGACGCGGCCGAGGCCATCGCCGAGGCGGTGCGCACCGAGGTCGACGTCGCCAAGATCGAACTCGTCGACGGGCTGAGCGCCCGGATGGCGAACCGCTATCTCGGCAGCGACCTCCCCGACGCACCGATGGTCTTCCTCGAGTTCCACGCCAACCACGGGATCGAGACGGAAATCGACCTCTGCCGGACGATCTTCGAGGGCCACGACGTCCGCCAGTTCGAAACGAGCGCCGACGAGGCGGCGATGGCCGACCTCTGGGAGGCCCGCCGGGAACTGGCGTACGCCATGCGGAACTACGAACCGGATCTCCGGCCGCTCCACCCCGGCGACGTGACGGTGCCGATCAGTTCCTACCCCGAGATCGTCCGCGAGGTCAAACGGCTCGCCGACGAACACGACCTCCTCGTCCCCTGTTACGGGCACGCGGGGGACGGCAACCTCCACTACAGTCCCCTCGTCGATCCGGACGATCCCGAACAGCTCGAGCGCGGCGAGCGGGTGTACAAGGAGATCGTCGACCTGGCGATCGACAT from Haloterrigena sp. KLK7 includes these protein-coding regions:
- a CDS encoding FAD-linked oxidase C-terminal domain-containing protein, with product MTHDCSFLEALDLEDDQVSVAAGRRESHADDFGTEGSGRGALPDAVVYPERTADVAAVLEAATERGVPVTPYAAGTGLEGNAVPARGGISLDLTRMDAVVDYRPDDFQIDVGPGIIGSAVDEHVAPDGLFFPPLPSSGDISTIGGMIATDASGMQTVRYGEVADWVLGLEAVLADGTVIETGSRASKTSSGYNLTDLLVGSEGTLAVVTEATLELAGRPEQIRGGRAIFETLDDAAEAIAEAVRTEVDVAKIELVDGLSARMANRYLGSDLPDAPMVFLEFHANHGIETEIDLCRTIFEGHDVRQFETSADEAAMADLWEARRELAYAMRNYEPDLRPLHPGDVTVPISSYPEIVREVKRLADEHDLLVPCYGHAGDGNLHYSPLVDPDDPEQLERGERVYKEIVDLAIDIGGTATGEHGIGQGKRAYLEPEHGAGAVDAMRSIKHALDPTGTLNPGKLFPETADGERVRKPDR